The following are from one region of the Populus trichocarpa isolate Nisqually-1 chromosome 8, P.trichocarpa_v4.1, whole genome shotgun sequence genome:
- the LOC7471468 gene encoding NADPH-dependent aldo-keto reductase, chloroplastic isoform X2, whose amino-acid sequence MKGKTGAPGSHFVLNTGAKIPAIGLGTWQSGGDLCVEAVKTALSVGYRHIDCAHLYGNEIEVGEALSEAFNASLKREDVFLTSKLYCTMNSLNKIENYVRVSLKNLGVSYLDLYLMHWPDSSAFGDATDPPSKSGSEYRQFLNRLKQAWKAMEGLVDLGLVRAIGVSNFSVQQIKELLKFAKVVPAVNQVELHPFWRQEEVVKFCQSKGIHVSAHTPLGVPTWSPGPSDSGSGEDEPGTPRISFRRSRSVHGPMLKLCVVSEIAESHKKTPEQLAGYGNFKAVAIMVCFLEKLIEKTN is encoded by the exons ATGAAAGGGAAAACTGGGGCACCAGGAAGTCACTTTGTGTTGAACACAGGAGCCAAAATCCCTGCCATTGGACTTGGAACTTGGCAGAGTGGTGGAGACCTCTGTGTCGAAGCCGTGAAAACTGCCTTGTCTGTTGGTTACCGTCATATAGACTGTGCACATCTTTATGGGAATGAGATTGAAGTTGGGGAAGCCCTGAGCGAAGCATTTAATGCTTCGCTGAAGAGGGAGGATGTTTTCTTGACTTCTAAGCTCTACTGCACTATGAATTCCCTTAATAAGATTGAGAACTATGTGAGGGTTTCGCTAAAGAATCTTGGAGTCTCCTATTTGGATCTTTATTTGATGCATTGGCCTGATAGCTCGGCTTTTGGTGACGCAACCGATCCTCCTTCGAAGTCGGGGAGTGAATACAGGCAGTTTTTGAATCGATTGAAGCAAGCATGGAAAGCCATGGAAGGTCTTGTTGACTTGGGTCTTGTCAGAGCTATTGGTGTCAGCAATTTCAGTGTCCAGCAGATCAAAGAGTTGCTGAAATTTGCAAAAGTTGTGCCTGCGGTCAATCAG GTTGAGTTGCATCCTTTTTGGAGGCAAGAAGAAGTGGTAAAGTTCTGTCAATCAAAGGGTATTCATGTGTCTGCTCACACACCTTTAGGGGTTCCCACTTGGAGCCCTGGACCATCTGATAGTGGATCAGGGGAAGATGAACCTGGCACTCCTCGCATATCATTTAGGAGGTCAAGATCAGTACACGGGCCCATGCTGAAATTGTGTGTCGTTTCAGAGATAGCAGAAAGCCACAAAAAGACTCCCGAACAG